The genomic DNA GCGCGACCGTGTGCCTCGGAGAACGCCGCGGCGCCCTCGGCGACCTCGGCGCGAACAGCGGCGGCGACGGCCTTTCCGTCTATGAGATGGGCCATGCGGGGGACGGGTGGCGAGGAGGCAAACTAGCGGGCCGGGACGCGCGGGTTCGATGGCGCGCGTGGGTATCGCCGGTTTCTCCACACGGGCAGCGGGCGCGAAGGGTTAGCGTCGGGGCATCGGGTACGCCACGCACCCGTCCGTCCTGCGACACCTGCTCCCTGCCATCCCATGCTTCGCGTTGCCATCCTGGGCGCCACCGGCGCCGTCGGCCAGACCTTCGTCCGCCTGCTGAGCGGCCATCCGCTCTTCGAGATCGTCTCGCTGGTCGCCTCGGAGCGCTCGGCGGGCAAGCCGTACCGCGAGGCGGCCCACTGGATCCAGTCGGAGCCGCTGGACGACCGCATCGGGGACCTCGTCGTGGAGGGCATCGATGCGGCCCCCGACGCCGACCTCGCCTTCTCCGGCCTCGACGCGTCGGTCGCGGGCGAGGTCGAGGCGGACTGGGCGCGGCGCGGCTACGCCGTCGTCTCGAACGCGCGCAACTACCGCATGGACCCGACGGTCCCGCTCCTCATCCCCGAGGTCAACGCGGACCACATCGCACTCATCGACCGCCAGGACTGGCGCGGCGCCGACGGCCAGCCGTCGGGCGGCTTCATCGTGACCAACCCCAACTGCTCGACGGTCGGGCTCGTGATGGCGCTCAAGCCGCTCCACGATGCATTCGGCGTCGAGGCCGCGCACGTCGTGACGATGCAGGCACTCAGCGGTGCCGGCTACCCCGGTGTGGCGTCGCTCGACGCGCTGGGCAACGTGGTGCCGTACATCGGTGGGGAAGAGGACAAGCTGACCACCGAGACCCGCAAGCTGCTCGGCACGCTCGGCAGTACGGGTGAGGTGGTCGAGGCGGAAGCGGTCGTCTCGGCGCAGTGCAACCGCGTGCCGGTCATGGACGGCCACATGGAGGCGGTCTCGGTGCGCCTTGTAGGCAGCCCCTCGGCGGCCGACGTGGCGGACGCGCTCCGCTCGTGGGAGAGCCCGCTCGCCGGTCGCGGCCTGCCGACTGCCCCAGCGACGCCCCTCCTCGTCACCGACGACCCGACGGCGCCGCAGCCCCGCACCCACGTCCACCTCGGCGGCGGCATGACGGTGACCGTCGGGCGGATCCAGGACTGCCCGGTGCTGGGGGTCAAGTTTGTGGTGCTGAGCCACAACACGGTCCGCGGGGCCGCGGGCGGCGCCATCCTGAACGCGGAGCTGCTGCACGCGGAGGGCCGCCTCGGTCGCCGCGCCGACGCCGCGTGAGCGTGCTCGTCCGCGAGGCTCGGTCGTCGGACCTCCCGGTGGCGCTCCCCCTGTGGTCGGCGCTCCACCGGGAGCACGAAGCGCGGGACCCGCGCTACCGGCTCGCCGACGACGCTGAGGCGCGATGGTCGACCGACTTCCGCGACTGGACGAGGTCGGACGGCAGCCGCGTCTGGCTCGCCATCGACGCGAGCCAGCCGGTCGGGCTGCTGACAGCGCACCTCTACCAGCCTGCGCCGCTGTACCGCGAGCACCTGCTCGTGCACGTCAGTGACCTCTACGTCGCCCCCGAGGCGCGAGGGGAGGGCATCGCGGCCACGCTGCTGGACCAGGCCCGGACGTGGGGGCGCTCGGCGGGGGCGACGCACCTCCAGGCGGGAGTGCTGGCGGTCAACACCGTCGGTCGGGCGTTCTGGGCGGCGCAAGGGGGCGAGGACTACTCGGTCACCGTCTCGATGGCGCTGACGTCGTAGAGGCGTCGGCGGTTTGCTGCGGCTCGTACCCTTCACCCCTCACTCTTTCTGCTGCGTCCTATGTGGTCTCGGGTCATCGGCCAGCGCCGCGCCGTCGGCGTGCTCCAGCAGGCGCTCGCGCACGACCGCGTCGCCAACACGTATCTGTTCCACGGCCCGGCCGGGTCGGGGCCGCGGGCGGCGGCGCTCGCGTTCGGGCAGGCGCTCCTGTGCGAACGTCGCGGACGCCCTGGCGGACCGGAGGGCGACGCCTGCGGGACGTGCCTCGCCTGCACCAAGGCGGCGCGCCTCATTCACCCGGATCTCCACGTCTACCTGCCATTCCCGAAGGTCAGCAGCGGGGCCGACAAGGACGACCGGCCGTCGGACTACCCCGAGCGCATCGCCCAACTCGCGCTCGAGCCCTACGCCCCCGTCGACTACCGCCAGCGCGGCGCGCTCGGCGATGACGGGCCGAGCAAGAAGCAGGTCGAGCACCGGCGGCGGCCGACCAACGAGTTCCTCCGACGCGACATGACGTTCGTGCCCGCCGAGGGGCGCTACGTCGTCGGGGTGATGACCGACGCGGACCACGTGCGCACCGAGGCGGCCAACTCGCTGCTCAAGCTGCTCGAAGAGCCGGGGCCGGACGTGGTGCTCATCCTGACCGCAGAGCGGGTCGAGAATGTGCTCCCCACGATCCTCTCGCGGTGCCAGCGGGTCCGCTTCGACCCGCTCCCGGCCGAGGCCATCGAGGAGGCGCTGGTGGCCCGCTCCGGCGTGCCGCCCGGCGACGCGGGCGTCGTGGCGCGCATGGCGGACGGGTCGTTCACCCGCGCCCTCGAAATCTGGAGCAGCGAGAGCGTCAAGGAGAAGCGGGCCCTCGCGCTCGACTTCGTGCGCAAAGCCTACACGGGCCGCCCGGAGCTCGTCGCGCCCGTCATCCAGCAAGCGTCCACCGGCGGGCGGGAGGCCATCAAGTCGTGGCTGGACCTCGTCGCGCTCTGGGTGCGGGACCTCGTGCTGGCGCAGGCCGTCGGTGCCGAGGCGCAGCTCGTCAACGTGGATCAGGCCGACGCCGTGCACCGGTTCGTAGCCGCGCTCCCCGAGGCGGACCTGGGCGCGATGGCGACGCTGGTGGCCGAAGCGACCGAGGCCATCGAGGCCAACGGCTCGGCCGGTCTCATCCTGCCGACGCTCGCCTTCGGCCTCCGAGACGCGATGTTCGGGCAGTCGTCGGGCCACCTCGTGACGCCGCTCGACGCCCCGGCCTGACTACATCCGCCTCGGCTTGTACCCGGCCCGCCGGAGCAGGTCCACGACGTTGTCGCGTCCGACCAGGTGCCCTGCACCGAAGATCACGAGCGAGACGTCGCCCTTGCGTGCGAGCAGCGTCTCGATGGTGGGGATCCACGACCGGTTGCGGCCGATGAGGATCGACTCGAACACGTCGGGCTGCTCGAACTCGTCGCTCAGGACGCCGGTGAGACGGGCATCATCGCCCGCGGCCCATGCGTCGATCAACTCGTCGAACTGCGGCCCCGCCTGATCCGCCGACGCGACGAGGCTCATCAGGTACTCCACCTGGCTCGCGTCCGGGAGGTCGTCGAAGGCCGCGATCTGGTCGGCCAGCGTCTCCAGCGCGACGATCTCCTTGCCGTCGAATCCAGCGCGCTCGAAGAAGTACTCGTCGACCCCCTGTCCGAAGGCTTGCTCCTGGCCCTGGAGCGACAGCATGCCGTAGCTCATGCTCCCGAACCACGGCTCGAAGGCGTCGAAGCTGGGGCCGGGGTAGCCGAACTCGCGAAGGGAGGCGTGGAGCGTCTCGCGCTGCTCGTCGTCCAGCAGGTCGCCGATGAGCGCCTCGTCGGTGGCGGCGGAGACCAACTCCGGGTAGAGGTCCGCCGACATCGACAGGTCGACCTCGAAGCCCACGACGGCCGCCGCGGTGTAGATCGACTCGATGTGGTCCGGCATCGGCAGCGCGCCGACGGGCAGGACGTGGACGGAGCCCAGCAGATAGACCTTCGCTCCCTCGTGCTCGACGAGGTAGAGGGGCGGACGTCGGGCGTCGACCTGCGCGCTCGCGGCGGCGGCGAGGCCCGCGAGCAGCGTGAGGGCGAGGAAGCGACCAGAGAGCAGGAGGAACGGCATGACGCGTCGGGGGGGATCGGCAATATCCGACACCGGCAATGGGACGCGGGGGCGCTCTATCTTGCGGTATGGAGCTTCCGCGCCTCACCCCCAACGCCCTCCGCGCCCAGACCCTCGGCGCCGATGCCGTCGTTCAGACGCCCTTCGGCGAGCGACCGCTCGTCTACGCCGACTTCACGGCCAGCGGGCGGCAACTCGCCTTCGTGGAGGACTACCTCCGGTCGCTGGCGCCGCTGTACGCCAACAGCCACACGGAGGACAGCCTGACCGGTCGCACGGCGACGCACCTGCTGCATCAGGCCGAGCACGCCATCAAAGAGGCCGTCCACGCCGGGCCGTCGGGCCGGGTCGTGTGCTGCGGCAACGGGTCGACGGGTGCCATCCACAAGCTGCAGGAGATCCTCGGGGTCGCCATTCCGCCGGCCACGCTGCGCGACCTCGGCCTCCGGCTGACCGGCGCGCTCGGCGACGAAGCCGCGGGACGGCTGATGTACGACCTCCGCGAGAAAGGCCCCGTCGTGTTCGTCGGCCCGTACGAGCACCACTCGAACGAAGTCACGTGGCGCGAGGGCCTCTGCACCGTCGTCGAGGTGTGCCTCAACGAACAGGGGCAGATCTGTCTCGACGACTTGGAGCGACACCTGACCGATCCCCAGTGGGAAGGCCGGACGCTGTACGGTTCCTTCTCGGCGGGCTCCAACGTGACCGGCGTGCTCGCTCCGGTGCACGACATCGCGCGCGTGCTGCATCGCCACGGGGCGCTGGCGTTCTTCGACTACGCGGCGTCCGGCCCGTACGTCGAGATCGACATGGCGCCCGACGGCGACCCTGACGGTCGGCTGGATGCCATCTTCCTCTCGCCCCACAAGTTTCTCGGCGGTCCGGGGTCGTCCGGCCTGCTGGTGTTCGACGCCGCCATCTACCCCGACGGCCTCGCGCCGACGGTCGGTGGCGGCGGGACGGTGGTGTATGTCAACGCGACTCACCACGACTACACGGACGACATCGAGGCCCGAGAGACGGCCGGAACGCCGGGCCTGTACCAGACGCTCCGTGCCGCCATCGCGATGCAGGTCAAGGCGGCCGTCGGCGTGGACGCCATCCGAGCGCGCGAGCATGCCCACCTCGAGCGCGTGATCGACCGGTGGGCTGCCGACGAGCGGATCGAGATCCTGGGTCCGGGCGCGGAGGTCGAGCGGCTCCCCATCGTATCGTTCAACGTCCGCGACCCCAAGGAAGGCCTCTTGCACCCTCGGTTCGTGACGGTGCTGCTGTGCGACCTGTTCGGCATCCAGAGCCGGGCCGGCTGCTCGTGTGCAGGGCCCTACGGTCACCATCTGCTCGGCATCACCGAGCACATGAGCACCCGCTTCCGCCAGTGCATGGCGGACGGCATCCACGGCCTCAAGCCCGGCTGGGCGCGCATCGGCTTCCACTACACCCACGACGACGACGAGGTGGACTTCCTCATCCGGGCGGTCGAGTTCGTGGCCGACTATGGGGCTCGCTTCCTGCCGCTGTACGCGTTCGAGGTGGAGACCGGGGCCTGGACGCTTCGGGAGGACCGCGCGCCCGATGTCGCGCTCTCCATCGCCGACGTGCTCGCGGGCGCCGCGCCGCTGGGCGTGGGGGTCGCCTCCGGGGCAGACCGTCGGCGACTGCTGGCCGAGACGCTGGCCCAGGCGGAACGGATCGCCCTCGACCTGCCCGAGCCGACCCATTCGGGTCGACTCGCGGACGACTTGGCTGACCTCCAGTTCTTCGCCCTGCCCGCGTGACTCGTCGCACTCTCTGGCTCGCCCTGGCGGGCCTCGTCGTGGCCGCAGTCGCGGTCGGTATCGTTCTGCGGTGGGCCGACCGGCCCGCCCCGCTTCCCGCTTTCGAGGAGGAACGCGCGTACGCGCTGGTGTCCGAGCAGACCGACTTCGGCCCCCGCGTGCCTGGCACCGCGGCCCACGACTCGGCGCGCGTCTGGCTCCAGGCCCGCCTCGGCGTGTACGCCGACCGGGTGGTCGAGCAGCAGATCGAGATCCCCGATCCCGCCGACACGACGCGGACCTTCCGCGGAACGAACATCGTCGCCTCCTGGCAGCCCGGCCTGCGGCGGCGCATCCTGCTGGCGGCCCACTGGGACTCGCGCCCGATCGCCGACAACGATCCGGACCCGGCGCGGCGGCTGGAGCCCGTGCTCGGCGCCAACGACGGCGCATCCGGCGTGGCCGTGCTGTTGGAGATCGCTCGCCTGCTGGATGCGCAGCCGCTCCAGCGGCCCGTCGGCGTGGACATCATCCTGTTCGACCTGGAGGATCTGGGGACCATCGACCCGGCGGTGCCGGAAGGCGACCGGGTGCCGTTCGCGATGGGGTCCGAGATGTTCGTGCTCCACAACCCTGGCTACCGGCCCGTCTGGGGCGTCTTGCTGGACATGGTGGGCGACACCGACCTCCGCATCCCGAAGGAAGGCTATTCCTTGCAGCATGCCCCGGAGCTGGTGGACCGCATCTGGGCCGCTGCGCGGCGGGTCGGGTCTACGGCCTTCCTCGACGAAGTCGGCCCCGCGATCCAGGACGACCACGTCCCGTTCCTCCGGGTGGGCATCCCGATGGTGAACCTGATCCAGACGCCGTTCCCCGATACGTGGCACACGACCTCCGACACACCTGAGAACGTCAGCGCGGAGAGCCTCGGCCAGGTCGGCCGCGTTCTCGTGGACCTGCTCTGGCGTCCGGACGCCGAGTAGGGATCAGGGGAGGCTGGGCCGGTTGCGCGGCGTCAGGTCTGTGAACAGCGCCTCGTCGATCTCCAGGAGCGCCTCAGGCTCAGTGAGGATCGCCGAACCGCCTGCCCGCGACGCCTTCTCGGTCGCGAACGAGAGCGGACCCAGAGGCGTGTCGAGTTCGATCGGGTCGAGCCAGATGAAGTCGCCCTCGTTCCCGCTCTCCAACACGAAGGCCCAGCCGGTGGTCGCACCCGAGCCGTCGTCCACTGCCAGCCAGTAGCGGTCCCCGGGTGTCAGGCCGACGCCCTCGAAGGACAGCGCGAGGCCGACGACGTTGTCCCGGGTCTCGACGGCCCGGACCACGCCGGGGTCGAACACCTTCAGGGGTGCCAGGAGCCAGTAGCTGTCGTTGATGAACCGGCTCTGCGCGCCCGTCAACTGCTCGGACGCGATCTCGCCAGAGAGGATGGTCCCGTTCAAGGCCGCCTGGCCCACTGGAGATGCCGGGTCGAAGGTCGAGGGGGAGAACACCGCCACGACGACGCTGTCCGCGCCGATCTGGAACTCGCTCCGGACCCGGTCGCCTGTCTTGTCCCACACGTGCCAGTTGCGAGCGACCTCCACAGAGTCGCGGACGACGGCCCACTCGAAAGCGATGCCTGGCAGCGCCTCCCAGGTGTCGAGCCCGCCCGCAGCCTCGGTGACGCGGAAGGCGAGGCTGTCGGCCGCCGTGTCGAGGCGGGGCGCGTCGGGCGACCCGCAGCCGACCAGCGCGAGGAGCAGAGCGGCGAGGGAGGGCGTGCGCATGGGCGAGGGGAGAGGGCGTTGGGCGAGAACGACATGGCCGGATCTGGCTCGGAGAGCCGTCCCGCCGAAGCTCCGAAGCCAGAAGGGTACGATGTGGACGGGGGTGGATATGTGGGGAACTTAACCGTTGGTTCATCTTGACTCCGCAGGATCTCCCCGGTACTATG from Rubrivirga sp. SAORIC476 includes the following:
- a CDS encoding M28 family peptidase; protein product: MTRRTLWLALAGLVVAAVAVGIVLRWADRPAPLPAFEEERAYALVSEQTDFGPRVPGTAAHDSARVWLQARLGVYADRVVEQQIEIPDPADTTRTFRGTNIVASWQPGLRRRILLAAHWDSRPIADNDPDPARRLEPVLGANDGASGVAVLLEIARLLDAQPLQRPVGVDIILFDLEDLGTIDPAVPEGDRVPFAMGSEMFVLHNPGYRPVWGVLLDMVGDTDLRIPKEGYSLQHAPELVDRIWAAARRVGSTAFLDEVGPAIQDDHVPFLRVGIPMVNLIQTPFPDTWHTTSDTPENVSAESLGQVGRVLVDLLWRPDAE
- a CDS encoding aminotransferase class V-fold PLP-dependent enzyme — encoded protein: MELPRLTPNALRAQTLGADAVVQTPFGERPLVYADFTASGRQLAFVEDYLRSLAPLYANSHTEDSLTGRTATHLLHQAEHAIKEAVHAGPSGRVVCCGNGSTGAIHKLQEILGVAIPPATLRDLGLRLTGALGDEAAGRLMYDLREKGPVVFVGPYEHHSNEVTWREGLCTVVEVCLNEQGQICLDDLERHLTDPQWEGRTLYGSFSAGSNVTGVLAPVHDIARVLHRHGALAFFDYAASGPYVEIDMAPDGDPDGRLDAIFLSPHKFLGGPGSSGLLVFDAAIYPDGLAPTVGGGGTVVYVNATHHDYTDDIEARETAGTPGLYQTLRAAIAMQVKAAVGVDAIRAREHAHLERVIDRWAADERIEILGPGAEVERLPIVSFNVRDPKEGLLHPRFVTVLLCDLFGIQSRAGCSCAGPYGHHLLGITEHMSTRFRQCMADGIHGLKPGWARIGFHYTHDDDEVDFLIRAVEFVADYGARFLPLYAFEVETGAWTLREDRAPDVALSIADVLAGAAPLGVGVASGADRRRLLAETLAQAERIALDLPEPTHSGRLADDLADLQFFALPA
- a CDS encoding TraB/GumN family protein; amino-acid sequence: MPFLLLSGRFLALTLLAGLAAAASAQVDARRPPLYLVEHEGAKVYLLGSVHVLPVGALPMPDHIESIYTAAAVVGFEVDLSMSADLYPELVSAATDEALIGDLLDDEQRETLHASLREFGYPGPSFDAFEPWFGSMSYGMLSLQGQEQAFGQGVDEYFFERAGFDGKEIVALETLADQIAAFDDLPDASQVEYLMSLVASADQAGPQFDELIDAWAAGDDARLTGVLSDEFEQPDVFESILIGRNRSWIPTIETLLARKGDVSLVIFGAGHLVGRDNVVDLLRRAGYKPRRM
- a CDS encoding GNAT family N-acetyltransferase; the encoded protein is MSVLVREARSSDLPVALPLWSALHREHEARDPRYRLADDAEARWSTDFRDWTRSDGSRVWLAIDASQPVGLLTAHLYQPAPLYREHLLVHVSDLYVAPEARGEGIAATLLDQARTWGRSAGATHLQAGVLAVNTVGRAFWAAQGGEDYSVTVSMALTS
- the asd gene encoding aspartate-semialdehyde dehydrogenase — its product is MLRVAILGATGAVGQTFVRLLSGHPLFEIVSLVASERSAGKPYREAAHWIQSEPLDDRIGDLVVEGIDAAPDADLAFSGLDASVAGEVEADWARRGYAVVSNARNYRMDPTVPLLIPEVNADHIALIDRQDWRGADGQPSGGFIVTNPNCSTVGLVMALKPLHDAFGVEAAHVVTMQALSGAGYPGVASLDALGNVVPYIGGEEDKLTTETRKLLGTLGSTGEVVEAEAVVSAQCNRVPVMDGHMEAVSVRLVGSPSAADVADALRSWESPLAGRGLPTAPATPLLVTDDPTAPQPRTHVHLGGGMTVTVGRIQDCPVLGVKFVVLSHNTVRGAAGGAILNAELLHAEGRLGRRADAA
- a CDS encoding ATP-binding protein, which produces MWSRVIGQRRAVGVLQQALAHDRVANTYLFHGPAGSGPRAAALAFGQALLCERRGRPGGPEGDACGTCLACTKAARLIHPDLHVYLPFPKVSSGADKDDRPSDYPERIAQLALEPYAPVDYRQRGALGDDGPSKKQVEHRRRPTNEFLRRDMTFVPAEGRYVVGVMTDADHVRTEAANSLLKLLEEPGPDVVLILTAERVENVLPTILSRCQRVRFDPLPAEAIEEALVARSGVPPGDAGVVARMADGSFTRALEIWSSESVKEKRALALDFVRKAYTGRPELVAPVIQQASTGGREAIKSWLDLVALWVRDLVLAQAVGAEAQLVNVDQADAVHRFVAALPEADLGAMATLVAEATEAIEANGSAGLILPTLAFGLRDAMFGQSSGHLVTPLDAPA